Proteins encoded together in one Ciona intestinalis chromosome 3, KH, whole genome shotgun sequence window:
- the LOC100176946 gene encoding creatine kinase B-type isoform X2, which produces MPNTNTARYTASEEFPDLSKHNNHMSRCLTEEIYKKMRAVQTPNGFTIDAAIQTGVDNPGHPFIMTVGCVAGDEESYEVFADLFDPVIEARHNGYKKTDMHKTDIDPTHLKGGTNMDPKYVLSSRVRTGRSIRGLCLPPHCSRAERRKVEQISCEALAKLDGDLKGKYYPLKGMSEEHQDQLINDHFLFDKPVSPLLLASNMARDWPDARGIWHNDKKNFLVWVNEEDHLRVISMEKGGNINEVFKRWCTGLQLVEKYMKESGYEYMWNPHLGYVLTCPSNLGTGVRAGVHLKIPLMSKCPQFDEVLGKLRLQKRGTGGVDTASEGGTFDISNADRIGFSEVELVQMVIDGVEFLIECEKKLEKGESLESDIKALKQK; this is translated from the exons ATGCCGAACACCAACACCGCCCGCTACACCGCCAGTGAAGAATTCCCAGACTTATCCAAGCACAACAACCACATGTCAAGATGTCTCACCGAAGAAATCTACAAGAAAATGCGAGCAGTCCAGACTCCCAATGGTTTTACCATTGACGCTGCAATCCAAACTGGCGTTGACAACCCAG GGCATCCTTTTATCATGACTGTTGGATGCGTCGCCGGAGATGAAGAATCATACGAAGTCTTCGCCGACCTGTTTGACCCCGTGATCGAGGCTCGACACAACGGTTACAAGAAAACCGACATGCACAAGACCGATATCGATCCAACCCACTTGAAA GGAGGCACCAACATGGACCCAAAATACGTACTCTCATCTCGAGTCCGCACTGGACGCAGCATCCGTGGCTTGTGTCTTCCACCTCACTGCAGCCGTGCTGAGCGTCGCAAGGTCGAGCAGATTTCATGCGAGGCCCTGGCTAAGTTGGATGGCGACCTTAAAGGCAAGTACTACCCATTGAAGGGAATGAGTGAGGAACACCAGGACCAACTCATCAACGATCATTTCCTCTTCGACAAGCCCGTCTCTCCTCTCCTCCTCGCATCCAACATGGCACGTGACTGGCCCGACGCACGAGGAATCTG GCACAACGACAAAAAGAACTTCTTGGTTTGGGTGAATGAAGAAGATCATCTTCGAGTCATCTCAATGGAGAAGGGAGGCAACATCAACGAAGTGTTCAAGAGATGGTGCACCGGTCTCCAATTG GTTGAGAAGTACATGAAGGAAAGTGGTTACGAATACATGTGGAACCCACATCTTGGATACGTCCTCACCTGCCCAAGCAACCTCGGCACAGGTGTGCGCGCTGGTGTGCATTTGAAGATCCCATTGATGTCCAAGTGCCCACAGTTCGACGAAGTTCTTGGAAAACTTCGCTTGCAAAAGCGTGGAACTG GTGGAGTGGACACTGCCTCAGAGGGCGGTACATTCGACATCTCCAACGCTGATCGTATCGGTTTCTCGGAAGTTGAGCTCGTGCAGATGGTCATCGATGGTGTTGAGTTTCTCATCGAATGCGAGAAGAAACTTGAGAAGGGCGAGAGTCTCGAAAGCGACATTAAGGCCCTCAAGCAAAAATAG
- the LOC100176946 gene encoding creatine kinase M-type isoform X3, with translation MNKNCANFKDDEEYPDLSTHNNHMAHALTLPVFAKLRSKVTPSGFTLDQAIQTGVDNPGHPFIMTVGCVAGDEESYEVFADLFDPVIEARHNGYKKTDMHKTDIDPTHLKGGTNMDPKYVLSSRVRTGRSIRGLCLPPHCSRAERRKVEQISCEALAKLDGDLKGKYYPLKGMSEEHQDQLINDHFLFDKPVSPLLLASNMARDWPDARGIWHNDKKNFLVWVNEEDHLRVISMEKGGNINEVFKRWCTGLQLVEKYMKESGYEYMWNPHLGYVLTCPSNLGTGVRAGVHLKIPLMSKCPQFDEVLGKLRLQKRGTGGVDTASEGGTFDISNADRIGFSEVELVQMVIDGVEFLIECEKKLEKGESLESDIKALKQK, from the exons ATGAATAAGAATTGCGCAAACTTCAAAGACGATGAAGAATATCCCGACTTATCAACGCACAATAACCACATGGCGCATGCTCTAACATTGCCCGTGTTCGCTAAGTTGAGGAGTAAAGTTACCCCAAGTGGTTTCACTTTGGACCAGGCAATTCAGACCGGTGTGGACAACCCAG GGCATCCTTTTATCATGACTGTTGGATGCGTCGCCGGAGATGAAGAATCATACGAAGTCTTCGCCGACCTGTTTGACCCCGTGATCGAGGCTCGACACAACGGTTACAAGAAAACCGACATGCACAAGACCGATATCGATCCAACCCACTTGAAA GGAGGCACCAACATGGACCCAAAATACGTACTCTCATCTCGAGTCCGCACTGGACGCAGCATCCGTGGCTTGTGTCTTCCACCTCACTGCAGCCGTGCTGAGCGTCGCAAGGTCGAGCAGATTTCATGCGAGGCCCTGGCTAAGTTGGATGGCGACCTTAAAGGCAAGTACTACCCATTGAAGGGAATGAGTGAGGAACACCAGGACCAACTCATCAACGATCATTTCCTCTTCGACAAGCCCGTCTCTCCTCTCCTCCTCGCATCCAACATGGCACGTGACTGGCCCGACGCACGAGGAATCTG GCACAACGACAAAAAGAACTTCTTGGTTTGGGTGAATGAAGAAGATCATCTTCGAGTCATCTCAATGGAGAAGGGAGGCAACATCAACGAAGTGTTCAAGAGATGGTGCACCGGTCTCCAATTG GTTGAGAAGTACATGAAGGAAAGTGGTTACGAATACATGTGGAACCCACATCTTGGATACGTCCTCACCTGCCCAAGCAACCTCGGCACAGGTGTGCGCGCTGGTGTGCATTTGAAGATCCCATTGATGTCCAAGTGCCCACAGTTCGACGAAGTTCTTGGAAAACTTCGCTTGCAAAAGCGTGGAACTG GTGGAGTGGACACTGCCTCAGAGGGCGGTACATTCGACATCTCCAACGCTGATCGTATCGGTTTCTCGGAAGTTGAGCTCGTGCAGATGGTCATCGATGGTGTTGAGTTTCTCATCGAATGCGAGAAGAAACTTGAGAAGGGCGAGAGTCTCGAAAGCGACATTAAGGCCCTCAAGCAAAAATAG
- the LOC100176946 gene encoding creatine kinase B-type isoform X1: MYFNSPGGAMDFSSNEFNFRSNAAEFRNSEPSLLDSGTLYTEDVYLVSRPTSMRSWREKREAERASAEQEAMKKLGSDEVATETKPDLLFQDDGDCECPQPQPRVNSIHECTRRPLSYSYCDTTACDRLSTSLFDPPKKRTPTKVRFSNKPSLSASIKKKLKTITQLDSIPFPCPGSPNCPLKPKGCLKAALWHPFIMTVGCVAGDEESYEVFADLFDPVIEARHNGYKKTDMHKTDIDPTHLKGGTNMDPKYVLSSRVRTGRSIRGLCLPPHCSRAERRKVEQISCEALAKLDGDLKGKYYPLKGMSEEHQDQLINDHFLFDKPVSPLLLASNMARDWPDARGIWHNDKKNFLVWVNEEDHLRVISMEKGGNINEVFKRWCTGLQLVEKYMKESGYEYMWNPHLGYVLTCPSNLGTGVRAGVHLKIPLMSKCPQFDEVLGKLRLQKRGTGGVDTASEGGTFDISNADRIGFSEVELVQMVIDGVEFLIECEKKLEKGESLESDIKALKQK; this comes from the exons ATGTACTTTAACAGTCCCGGTGGGGCCATGGACTTTTCGTCAAACGAATTCAACTTTCGGTCAAACGCAGCTGAGTTTCGAAACTCAGAACCTTCGCTTCTCGACAGTGGTACATTATACACTGAGGATGTTTATCTCGTCAGTCGACCGACCTCAATGCGGTCGTGGCGTGAGAAACGTGAAGCAGAAAGAGCTTCAGCCGAGCAAGAGGCAATGAAAAAGCTTGGCAGCGATGAAGTGGCGACTGAGACTAAACCTGACCTACTATTCCAAGACGATGGCGATTGCGAATGCCCACAGCCTCAACCTCGGGTGAACTCGATACACGAGTGTACAAGACGACCGTTATCATATTCGTACTGCGACACTACAGCTTGTGATCGCTTGTCTACATCCTTGTTTGACCCACCGAAAAAGCGAACTCCAACGAAAGTACGGTTCAGTAATAAACCATCCCTTTCTGCGAGCATTAAGAAGAAGCTTAAAACTATAACCCAACTTGATTCTATACCTTTCCCTTGCCCGGGATCACCAAACTGTCCGTTGAAGCCGAAAGGTTGTCTAAAAGCCGCGCTTT GGCATCCTTTTATCATGACTGTTGGATGCGTCGCCGGAGATGAAGAATCATACGAAGTCTTCGCCGACCTGTTTGACCCCGTGATCGAGGCTCGACACAACGGTTACAAGAAAACCGACATGCACAAGACCGATATCGATCCAACCCACTTGAAA GGAGGCACCAACATGGACCCAAAATACGTACTCTCATCTCGAGTCCGCACTGGACGCAGCATCCGTGGCTTGTGTCTTCCACCTCACTGCAGCCGTGCTGAGCGTCGCAAGGTCGAGCAGATTTCATGCGAGGCCCTGGCTAAGTTGGATGGCGACCTTAAAGGCAAGTACTACCCATTGAAGGGAATGAGTGAGGAACACCAGGACCAACTCATCAACGATCATTTCCTCTTCGACAAGCCCGTCTCTCCTCTCCTCCTCGCATCCAACATGGCACGTGACTGGCCCGACGCACGAGGAATCTG GCACAACGACAAAAAGAACTTCTTGGTTTGGGTGAATGAAGAAGATCATCTTCGAGTCATCTCAATGGAGAAGGGAGGCAACATCAACGAAGTGTTCAAGAGATGGTGCACCGGTCTCCAATTG GTTGAGAAGTACATGAAGGAAAGTGGTTACGAATACATGTGGAACCCACATCTTGGATACGTCCTCACCTGCCCAAGCAACCTCGGCACAGGTGTGCGCGCTGGTGTGCATTTGAAGATCCCATTGATGTCCAAGTGCCCACAGTTCGACGAAGTTCTTGGAAAACTTCGCTTGCAAAAGCGTGGAACTG GTGGAGTGGACACTGCCTCAGAGGGCGGTACATTCGACATCTCCAACGCTGATCGTATCGGTTTCTCGGAAGTTGAGCTCGTGCAGATGGTCATCGATGGTGTTGAGTTTCTCATCGAATGCGAGAAGAAACTTGAGAAGGGCGAGAGTCTCGAAAGCGACATTAAGGCCCTCAAGCAAAAATAG